Proteins encoded within one genomic window of Victivallis lenta:
- a CDS encoding FtsW/RodA/SpoVE family cell cycle protein, with amino-acid sequence MRSIFLNDEPAAPVELDTRESAASVNAMHGLLLVVTLIVVFGLTMLYSASYNTDGLKYFRNQIIWAAMGGLGGAAAFVIGYRKLASWSLFLMGGVFLLLLIAAFCFPEINGANRWIKIRLPGLVMTLQPSEFAKIAVALFVAKYCSENIRTFNNFLGRRGVLPLVGIAGAVICGILIGRDFGTTALVLTVAVAISVMAGLRWYYLAIPGTLVVLAGLYVVFFDANRLGRVTTFLRPEEMREGGGYQLWNSLLAFGSGGWTGVGFMESRLKQKYLPEQHTDFILSIVGEELGLIGMLGVLALYTFFTWYGLRISMNSRSRLGMLLGCGLTLGITVQAAINIAVVTGSAPTKGMPAAFISYGGSNIMASLIAVGILASIAFDNAYPNYNMQYQNSIRAKLSFLPWFRQYRKRKEEL; translated from the coding sequence GGAGCATTTTCCTGAACGATGAGCCCGCCGCCCCGGTGGAGCTCGATACGCGGGAGAGCGCGGCATCGGTCAACGCGATGCACGGGCTGCTGCTGGTCGTGACGCTGATCGTCGTCTTCGGGTTGACCATGCTCTATTCGGCCAGCTACAACACCGATGGGCTCAAGTATTTCCGCAACCAGATCATCTGGGCCGCCATGGGCGGCCTGGGGGGGGCGGCGGCTTTCGTCATCGGCTACCGCAAGCTCGCGTCGTGGAGTCTCTTCCTGATGGGCGGCGTCTTCCTGCTGCTCCTCATCGCCGCCTTCTGCTTTCCCGAAATCAACGGGGCGAACCGCTGGATCAAGATCCGGCTGCCGGGTCTGGTCATGACGCTGCAGCCCTCCGAATTCGCGAAGATAGCCGTGGCGCTCTTCGTGGCGAAATACTGCTCGGAGAATATCCGGACCTTCAACAACTTCCTCGGCCGCCGCGGCGTCCTGCCGCTGGTCGGCATCGCGGGGGCGGTCATCTGCGGCATCCTGATCGGCCGCGACTTCGGGACGACGGCGCTCGTGCTGACCGTCGCCGTCGCCATCTCGGTCATGGCCGGGCTGCGCTGGTACTATCTGGCCATTCCGGGAACGCTCGTCGTGCTGGCCGGGCTTTACGTCGTCTTCTTCGATGCGAACCGGCTCGGGCGGGTCACGACCTTCCTGCGGCCGGAGGAGATGCGCGAAGGCGGCGGATACCAGCTCTGGAACTCGCTGCTCGCCTTCGGTTCCGGCGGCTGGACCGGCGTCGGCTTCATGGAGAGCCGCCTGAAACAGAAGTACCTGCCCGAGCAGCACACGGACTTCATTCTTTCGATCGTCGGCGAAGAGCTCGGCCTCATCGGCATGCTCGGCGTCCTGGCGCTCTATACCTTTTTCACCTGGTACGGGCTCCGGATCAGCATGAATTCGCGGTCGCGCCTCGGCATGCTGCTCGGGTGCGGGCTCACGCTCGGCATCACAGTCCAGGCGGCGATCAACATCGCGGTGGTCACCGGGTCGGCGCCGACCAAGGGAATGCCGGCAGCCTTCATCAGCTACGGCGGCAGCAACATCATGGCCAGCCTGATCGCGGTCGGAATCCTGGCCTCCATCGCCTTCGACAACGCATACCCGAATTACAACATGCAGTATCAGAATTCGATCCGGGCGAAGCTCTCCTTCCTGCCCTGGTTCCGCCAGTACCGGAAGCGCAAGGAGGAGCTGTGA